A single window of Rhodoligotrophos appendicifer DNA harbors:
- a CDS encoding aminotransferase class III-fold pyridoxal phosphate-dependent enzyme — protein MTNAKLVDTSLEREFRRRTPKSADFAERASLVLPGGNTRTTVFHPPYPLSFARGDGPWLWDLDGNRYFDLFYNGLSIIHGHNYAPIREAIAAKLLDGSALGSASIELVEFAETLQRRLPNAELLRFTNTGSEAGMIAVRVARAVTGRPLLLKAERAYHGSYPDLEAGLYGVGDMPGRSLVAPFNDLPAFETVMAEHGSRVAAIILEPIMFTGRVVPPEPGFLEGVQALARKHGSLFMIDDCLMFRLAVGGSAEKFSLDPDITILGKFVGGGTPVGVVAGRRSVMESLDPTKPGAIFHGGSFNGNRIGATAGHIAMRDLTEAAITGMDKRMERLRHSLQSKADAIGLPVAVTGEGSVAGIAFLTDPVRHEDDPSALGLSVLFQLACFNNGVSVAPGGVMALATMVDDDSLSFAIGAMEDALEHVADLG, from the coding sequence ATGACGAATGCAAAGCTCGTCGACACGTCCCTGGAGCGCGAGTTCCGGCGCCGCACGCCCAAGTCAGCTGACTTTGCCGAGCGCGCGTCGCTGGTCCTTCCCGGCGGCAACACCCGGACCACGGTCTTTCATCCGCCCTACCCGCTGTCCTTCGCGCGCGGCGATGGCCCCTGGCTCTGGGACCTGGACGGCAACAGGTATTTCGATCTCTTCTACAACGGACTCAGCATCATCCACGGCCACAACTACGCGCCCATCAGAGAGGCGATCGCCGCAAAACTTCTCGACGGAAGTGCCTTGGGGAGCGCTTCCATTGAACTTGTCGAGTTTGCAGAGACGCTGCAGAGGCGGCTGCCCAATGCTGAATTGCTGCGATTCACCAATACGGGATCGGAGGCGGGCATGATCGCGGTGCGCGTGGCCCGTGCCGTCACCGGTCGCCCATTGTTGTTGAAGGCCGAAAGGGCATATCACGGCAGCTACCCCGACCTGGAGGCAGGCCTCTATGGCGTCGGCGACATGCCCGGACGTTCGCTGGTTGCGCCCTTCAACGATTTGCCTGCCTTCGAGACCGTCATGGCCGAGCACGGCTCTCGAGTTGCGGCCATCATCCTCGAGCCCATCATGTTCACCGGGCGCGTGGTGCCGCCGGAGCCCGGATTTCTCGAAGGGGTGCAGGCCCTCGCCCGGAAGCATGGCAGCCTCTTCATGATCGACGACTGCCTGATGTTCCGCCTTGCGGTGGGCGGTTCCGCCGAAAAATTCTCGCTTGATCCCGATATCACCATTCTGGGCAAGTTTGTCGGCGGCGGAACGCCTGTCGGCGTGGTGGCCGGCCGAAGAAGCGTCATGGAGTCGCTCGATCCCACGAAACCCGGCGCGATCTTTCATGGCGGCTCGTTCAACGGCAATCGTATCGGGGCAACCGCTGGCCATATCGCCATGCGAGATCTGACGGAGGCTGCAATCACGGGCATGGATAAGCGCATGGAGCGTCTGCGCCACAGTCTCCAGTCGAAGGCGGATGCGATCGGCTTGCCCGTGGCAGTGACCGGGGAAGGATCGGTGGCGGGGATCGCGTTCCTCACGGATCCTGTCCGTCACGAAGACGATCCTTCCGCACTCGGCCTATCGGTGCTGTTTCAGCTTGCGTGCTTCAACAATGGAGTCTCCGTCGCCCCGGGCGGCGTCATGGCACTTGCCACGATGGTGGACGACGACAGCCTCTCATTCGCGATCGGAGCCATGGAAGACGCGTTGGAGCACGTGGCGGATCTGGGTTGA